One stretch of Halapricum desulfuricans DNA includes these proteins:
- a CDS encoding PAS domain S-box protein, with translation MGSARPIRVLYVDDDPHLGALVGLFLEREADDLRAQTAASVGEAQSALAEHAFDCVVSAGELPDRSGVEFFESVRDDYPHLPFLLFLDRPDETAMREAIDAGVTDYVRKGIGPGQYAVLADRIVNAVQRHRATRRLRKAEKRYRSLFTETNEGVALLELVTDDAGEPTDFRILDVNDQYASILDLDRADIVGKRGSEVYGTAASAYLDRYAEVVRTGEPIEFETYYPPLKKSLRVAAFSPTDGQFATALSDITEQKRAEERIRESQRTYENIFQGISEIAFVHETGGEIIAANEAARERLGYSEESLIGMSPLETDAVDISDAGVRERLETVREQGHVTFETSLDAKTGESVPVEISSSRIEYFGMPAVLSIARDISERKEQERQLHTLNERFELALEAGQFGVWDWNVETDQVTYDQRWAEMLGYSLAEIEPHLSAWEDRVHPDDLPDAKASLQAHFDGETDYYETEHRMQAKSGDWIWIRDIGKVFERDESGDPARMVGVHQDITDRKRRRQELRRQNERLDEFASLVSHDLRNPLQVADGRIELAAQDCDSDHLDSAMAAVERSQNLIDDLLSLAREGERVTDMEPVELPPLAEDCWQHVETADATLSIEADHSIRADERRLKRLFENLFRNAVEHGSLTSDPGARQDALERGGSDVTVRVGPLDERNGFYVADDGTGIDPDERTEIFESGYSTSRDGTGFGLAIVEEIAQAHGWHVSVTDSESGGARFEISGVATVE, from the coding sequence ATGGGATCGGCGAGGCCGATACGGGTCCTCTACGTCGACGACGATCCGCACCTCGGGGCACTGGTCGGGTTGTTTCTGGAGCGCGAGGCGGACGACCTCCGGGCACAGACGGCCGCGAGCGTCGGCGAAGCGCAGTCGGCTCTCGCCGAACACGCCTTCGACTGCGTCGTCTCCGCTGGCGAGTTGCCGGATCGGAGCGGCGTCGAGTTCTTCGAGAGCGTCCGGGACGACTACCCGCATCTGCCGTTCCTCCTGTTTCTCGATCGGCCCGACGAGACGGCCATGCGCGAGGCGATCGACGCTGGCGTCACCGACTACGTGCGGAAGGGGATCGGCCCCGGTCAGTACGCAGTGCTGGCGGATCGGATCGTGAACGCGGTCCAGCGCCACCGCGCGACCCGTCGACTCCGCAAAGCCGAAAAGCGGTATCGATCGCTGTTTACCGAGACGAACGAGGGCGTCGCGCTCCTCGAACTCGTCACCGACGACGCGGGCGAGCCGACCGATTTCAGAATTCTCGACGTCAACGACCAGTACGCGTCCATCCTCGACCTGGACCGGGCCGACATCGTAGGAAAGCGTGGATCGGAGGTCTACGGTACGGCTGCCTCGGCCTATCTTGACCGGTATGCCGAGGTCGTCCGGACGGGGGAGCCGATCGAGTTCGAGACGTACTATCCACCGCTGAAGAAGTCCCTCCGGGTCGCGGCGTTCTCACCGACCGATGGTCAGTTCGCGACGGCGCTTTCCGATATCACTGAGCAGAAACGGGCCGAGGAGAGGATTCGGGAGTCTCAGCGGACCTACGAGAACATCTTCCAGGGCATCAGCGAAATCGCGTTCGTCCACGAGACGGGCGGGGAGATCATCGCGGCCAACGAGGCGGCGCGTGAACGACTCGGCTACAGCGAGGAGTCGCTTATCGGCATGTCACCGCTGGAGACCGACGCTGTCGACATCTCTGACGCCGGCGTTCGCGAGCGGCTGGAGACGGTTCGCGAACAGGGCCACGTGACGTTCGAGACGAGTCTCGACGCGAAGACTGGCGAGTCTGTTCCGGTCGAGATCTCGTCCAGCCGGATCGAGTACTTCGGCATGCCGGCAGTCCTCAGCATCGCACGTGACATCAGCGAACGCAAAGAGCAGGAACGACAGCTGCACACGCTCAACGAGCGGTTCGAGTTGGCGCTGGAGGCGGGTCAGTTCGGCGTCTGGGACTGGAACGTCGAGACCGATCAGGTCACGTACGATCAGCGATGGGCGGAGATGCTGGGATACTCTCTGGCGGAGATCGAACCCCACCTGAGTGCCTGGGAGGACCGAGTTCATCCCGATGATTTGCCCGACGCGAAAGCGTCGCTGCAGGCTCACTTCGACGGCGAAACCGACTACTACGAGACCGAGCACCGAATGCAGGCGAAATCGGGTGACTGGATCTGGATCCGCGACATCGGTAAGGTGTTCGAACGCGACGAGAGCGGTGATCCGGCCCGGATGGTCGGGGTCCATCAGGACATCACCGACCGAAAGCGACGCCGACAAGAGTTGCGACGACAGAACGAGCGCCTCGATGAATTCGCGAGCCTCGTCAGTCACGACCTCCGCAATCCGCTCCAAGTTGCCGACGGACGGATCGAACTGGCGGCACAGGACTGTGACAGCGATCACCTCGACTCGGCCATGGCCGCGGTCGAACGGAGCCAAAATCTGATCGACGATTTGCTATCCCTTGCCCGAGAGGGCGAACGCGTCACCGACATGGAGCCTGTCGAGCTACCGCCACTGGCCGAGGACTGCTGGCAGCACGTCGAGACGGCCGATGCGACGCTGTCTATCGAGGCCGATCACTCGATCCGTGCCGATGAGCGTCGTCTCAAGCGGCTGTTCGAGAACCTGTTCCGCAACGCCGTCGAGCACGGCTCGCTGACCTCCGACCCGGGGGCCCGTCAGGACGCTCTCGAACGCGGTGGCAGCGACGTCACTGTCCGGGTCGGGCCGCTCGACGAGCGAAACGGATTCTACGTCGCCGACGACGGAACTGGCATCGACCCGGACGAGCGTACGGAGATCTTCGAAAGCGGCTACTCGACGTCACGGGATGGTACCGGATTCGGGCTCGCAATTGTCGAGGAGATCGCACAGGCACACGGCTGGCACGTCAGCGTCACCGACAGCGAGAGCGGTGGCGCACGTTTCGAGATCAGCGGCGTGGCCACTGTCGAGTGA
- a CDS encoding carbohydrate kinase family protein gives MTDVLCAGHANWDVSLRVDRLPQPDDEARITGRRQSGGGSAANAAAVLAQLQVDTALLGSVGRDERGQVIRRELTDLDVETGLLEAVTAETTTKYLIVDRAGEVLVLGNEGANERFGVGSAVAETLESVERLHLTSQRPDTALELARRAAERDVSVSFDPGRRVADREYEPVLERTDLLFVTEREFESIGRESRPGQAVVVKRGERGAQLRDGGVETHSGFDVDVVDTAGAGDAFAGGFLAARRHRSAADALAVANACGALAVQSLGARTRLSWDDIDALPADST, from the coding sequence GTGACCGACGTCCTCTGTGCCGGGCACGCGAACTGGGACGTCTCCCTGCGGGTCGATCGCCTGCCACAACCGGACGACGAGGCACGGATCACCGGCCGACGCCAGTCGGGCGGCGGCAGCGCGGCGAACGCGGCGGCGGTCCTCGCACAGCTGCAGGTCGATACGGCGCTGCTCGGGAGCGTCGGCCGGGACGAGCGCGGACAGGTGATCCGGCGGGAGTTGACGGATCTGGACGTCGAGACTGGACTGCTCGAAGCCGTCACGGCCGAGACGACGACGAAGTACCTGATCGTCGATCGGGCGGGCGAGGTACTCGTGCTCGGCAACGAGGGTGCGAACGAACGGTTCGGTGTCGGCTCGGCGGTAGCGGAGACGCTCGAGAGCGTCGAACGCCTCCACCTGACGAGCCAGCGGCCCGACACCGCGCTCGAACTCGCTCGCCGGGCCGCCGAGCGCGACGTGTCCGTCAGCTTCGATCCGGGCCGACGGGTCGCCGATCGGGAGTACGAGCCGGTGCTCGAACGGACCGACCTGCTGTTCGTCACCGAACGGGAATTCGAGTCGATCGGACGCGAGAGCAGGCCCGGACAGGCCGTCGTGGTCAAACGGGGCGAAAGAGGGGCACAGCTTCGCGACGGCGGTGTCGAGACACACTCCGGTTTCGACGTCGACGTCGTCGATACGGCCGGTGCTGGCGACGCCTTCGCCGGCGGGTTCCTGGCGGCTCGCCGGCACCGCTCGGCGGCGGACGCACTCGCAGTCGCTAACGCTTGCGGCGCGCTGGCCGTCCAGTCGCTCGGGGCTCGCACGCGCCTCTCGTGGGACGACATCGACGCGCTACCCGCTGACTCGACCTGA
- a CDS encoding ribose 1,5-bisphosphate isomerase gives MGTHDLDASVERIAADIAAMETRGAAAIADAAADALRRQAEHSDAETPQAFRSELRAAARRLLETRPTAVSLPNALRYVLQRMDGDSVETLRRNTVAGAEEFRTRLDRAQTDLGRVGANRLRDGDRIMTHCHSTDVLACVETAREQGKELSAIVKETRPRNQGRLTAERLVELGVDVTLIVDSAARRYLNDVDHVLVGADAIAADGGVVNKIGTSGLAVNARDRGTPIVVAAQTIKLDPDTMTGNLVEIETRDESEVIDRPDREAIGDINVENPAFDVTPPRYVDAIVTERGQFPPESIVALMRELFGEAVADPWTESRPGQGLGGDEQ, from the coding sequence ATGGGAACTCACGATCTCGACGCGAGCGTCGAGCGGATCGCGGCGGACATCGCGGCGATGGAGACCCGCGGGGCCGCGGCGATCGCCGACGCGGCCGCCGACGCGCTCCGACGCCAGGCCGAGCACAGCGACGCGGAGACCCCTCAGGCGTTCCGATCGGAGTTGCGGGCTGCGGCCCGGCGTCTGCTGGAGACACGGCCGACGGCCGTCTCGTTGCCGAACGCGCTGCGGTACGTGCTCCAGCGGATGGACGGCGACAGCGTCGAGACACTCCGGCGGAATACCGTCGCCGGGGCCGAAGAGTTCCGGACGCGCCTCGATCGTGCCCAGACTGACCTCGGACGCGTCGGAGCCAACCGCCTGCGCGACGGCGATCGGATCATGACTCACTGTCACTCGACAGACGTGCTGGCCTGCGTCGAGACCGCACGCGAGCAGGGCAAGGAGCTGTCGGCGATCGTCAAGGAGACGCGCCCGCGAAACCAGGGCCGTCTGACCGCCGAGCGGCTGGTCGAGCTCGGCGTGGACGTGACTCTCATCGTCGATTCAGCGGCCCGCCGGTATCTCAACGACGTCGACCACGTCCTCGTCGGAGCCGACGCCATCGCCGCCGACGGGGGCGTCGTCAACAAGATCGGCACGTCCGGGCTGGCGGTCAACGCCCGCGATCGGGGGACGCCCATCGTCGTCGCGGCCCAGACGATCAAGCTCGACCCGGACACGATGACCGGCAATCTCGTCGAGATCGAAACCCGCGACGAGTCGGAGGTGATCGACCGCCCAGACCGGGAGGCGATCGGGGACATCAACGTCGAGAACCCGGCGTTCGACGTGACGCCCCCGAGGTACGTGGACGCGATCGTCACCGAGCGCGGGCAGTTCCCGCCCGAGAGCATCGTGGCGCTGATGCGCGAGCTGTTCGGCGAGGCGGTCGCCGACCCCTGGACCGAGTCGAGGCCGGGCCAGGGGCTTGGAGGCGACGAACAGTGA
- a CDS encoding serine/threonine-protein kinase RIO2 has protein sequence MVQNVAPVMAELEPEDFYLLSGIEQGMRFSEWVQREKIPEFSRLTAEDVEYRLDRCMDRELIERKTIQYEGYTLTFEGYDALALHTFAQRETIDGVGSPLGVGKESDVYEARSYRPLALKFHREGYTNFREVMREREYTADREHVSWQYTARKAAEREYDALETLYPDVSVPQPIDHNRHAVVMERMDGVELSKARLEPEQVRPLLELILREIQTAYHEGFVHADISEYNVFVASGGVTVFDWPQAVPTDHENSDELLERDVENIVGYFRRKYPGRMPERTDIEGVSRAIRNDAFESLRAFVTE, from the coding sequence ATGGTCCAGAACGTCGCGCCAGTGATGGCGGAACTCGAGCCCGAGGACTTCTATCTCCTCTCGGGGATCGAGCAGGGGATGCGGTTCTCGGAGTGGGTCCAGCGCGAGAAGATTCCGGAGTTCTCGCGGCTGACGGCCGAAGACGTCGAGTATCGGCTCGACCGCTGCATGGACCGCGAGCTGATCGAGCGAAAGACGATCCAGTACGAGGGGTACACGCTCACTTTCGAGGGGTACGACGCGCTTGCGCTGCACACGTTCGCACAGCGAGAGACGATCGACGGCGTCGGTTCGCCGCTGGGCGTCGGCAAAGAGAGCGATGTCTACGAGGCGCGCTCCTACCGGCCGCTAGCGCTGAAGTTCCACCGCGAGGGCTACACCAACTTCCGGGAGGTGATGCGCGAACGGGAGTACACTGCCGATCGCGAGCACGTCTCCTGGCAGTACACCGCGCGCAAGGCCGCCGAGCGAGAGTACGACGCTCTGGAAACGCTGTACCCCGACGTGAGCGTCCCACAGCCGATCGACCACAACCGCCACGCGGTCGTCATGGAACGCATGGACGGCGTCGAACTCTCGAAAGCGCGACTGGAACCCGAGCAAGTCCGGCCGCTACTGGAGTTGATCCTCCGGGAGATCCAGACGGCCTACCACGAGGGGTTCGTCCACGCCGACATCAGCGAGTACAACGTCTTCGTGGCTAGCGGCGGCGTCACGGTCTTCGACTGGCCCCAGGCCGTGCCCACCGACCACGAGAACAGCGACGAACTCCTCGAGCGCGACGTCGAGAACATCGTGGGCTACTTCCGGCGGAAGTATCCCGGGCGGATGCCCGAACGGACTGATATCGAAGGCGTCAGCCGAGCGATCCGGAACGACGCCTTCGAGTCGCTTCGAGCGTTCGTCACGGAATAA
- a CDS encoding ATP-binding protein has protein sequence MPPSFVNRSEELSRIQRAYESESAEFIVVLGRRRIGKSALVRESIPDENSVYYQATRDTAAVQISDFIREAQGTYPGIERIREDWEALLGYLGEQNATVIIDEWPFLVEADSSVPTKFQRVWDTELEETEMTLVLVGSAISIMTNKITEQDAPLYNRDTVRLDLAPLSLGDAAPYYPATTDDPIGVLESWSIFGGTPFYLQLISPDESLATNVNRHIISQHGRLHGEPETILQTESVRKPERYMSILRALADGNRETGEIGDYAGFDDSRGVWRYAERLKQLRVIEEDQPVTEETSSPKRYRIQEPLFRFWFRFLYGKNPQHITADDPFTEQIRPDFPAYVGRVFEGVCRDALPVLFPEASFSRIGGWWDSEGELDVVGLDYTGRIIGGESKFTTSPMHPGHLDDVETRMERIEWTAPNESEAARQYCLFSRSGFTDALQETAQTRDDVHLFSVADVVTALTDS, from the coding sequence ATGCCACCCTCGTTCGTCAACCGTTCGGAAGAGCTGTCGCGGATTCAGCGGGCTTACGAGAGCGAGTCCGCTGAGTTCATCGTCGTCCTGGGACGTCGGCGGATTGGAAAGTCGGCGCTTGTCCGCGAATCAATCCCCGACGAGAATTCTGTCTACTACCAAGCCACACGGGATACTGCCGCGGTTCAGATCTCTGACTTCATCCGGGAAGCCCAGGGGACGTATCCAGGAATTGAGCGGATTCGGGAGGACTGGGAAGCACTGCTCGGGTATCTCGGCGAGCAGAACGCCACGGTCATCATCGACGAGTGGCCGTTCCTCGTTGAGGCGGATAGTAGCGTTCCGACGAAATTCCAGCGCGTGTGGGACACGGAACTCGAAGAGACGGAGATGACGCTTGTCTTAGTCGGGTCGGCAATCAGCATCATGACGAACAAAATCACGGAGCAGGATGCCCCGCTGTACAACCGGGACACGGTTCGATTGGATCTCGCACCGCTCTCGCTCGGTGATGCAGCCCCGTACTACCCTGCCACGACGGACGACCCAATTGGGGTTCTCGAAAGCTGGAGTATCTTTGGCGGGACACCATTCTATCTCCAGCTCATTTCGCCGGACGAGTCGCTTGCGACGAACGTAAACCGGCATATTATCAGCCAGCACGGCCGCCTGCACGGTGAGCCGGAGACCATTCTTCAGACTGAGAGTGTGCGGAAACCGGAGCGATACATGAGTATTCTCCGGGCGCTCGCTGATGGAAACCGCGAAACGGGCGAGATCGGCGACTACGCTGGGTTCGATGACTCGCGTGGGGTGTGGCGGTACGCTGAACGACTGAAACAACTCCGGGTGATCGAAGAAGACCAACCGGTTACAGAGGAGACGTCGAGCCCGAAGCGATATCGGATTCAGGAACCGTTGTTCCGGTTTTGGTTCCGCTTCCTCTACGGGAAGAACCCGCAGCACATCACTGCTGACGATCCGTTCACGGAGCAGATTCGCCCGGACTTTCCGGCCTACGTTGGCCGCGTCTTCGAGGGAGTGTGCCGTGACGCGCTCCCGGTGCTGTTCCCGGAGGCGTCGTTCAGTCGGATCGGTGGGTGGTGGGACTCGGAGGGCGAACTGGATGTCGTTGGGCTCGATTACACTGGGCGCATCATCGGTGGTGAGTCAAAGTTCACCACGAGTCCGATGCATCCGGGACACCTGGACGATGTCGAAACCAGAATGGAACGTATTGAGTGGACAGCACCGAACGAGTCGGAAGCAGCCCGACAGTACTGTCTGTTTAGTCGGTCTGGATTCACCGATGCACTGCAAGAAACCGCGCAAACCCGAGACGACGTGCATCTGTTTTCGGTAGCGGACGTTGTGACTGCTCTCACAGACTCATAG
- a CDS encoding DUF7097 family protein, whose product MERAPGGSPVGVDDPYAHVRRCDHVTDEGKCRWAVEQRHRDPEFADARSVEEFRCPAADPDGDWAWADCPHFRSTTAGTECIRCGLEERRLAHEDVRPLLEEHHLSYADGSARGKRQLDHEITVSLCRWCHAKVHNSWARIDDDASPDPDAVAEAETRKGRELDELSFESASERFGDRD is encoded by the coding sequence ATGGAGCGAGCACCGGGCGGTTCTCCGGTCGGCGTGGACGATCCATACGCACACGTCCGGCGGTGCGATCACGTCACCGACGAGGGGAAGTGCCGGTGGGCAGTCGAACAGAGACACCGCGACCCGGAGTTCGCCGACGCCCGGAGCGTCGAAGAGTTCCGATGTCCCGCCGCCGACCCGGACGGCGACTGGGCATGGGCTGACTGCCCTCACTTCCGTTCGACCACTGCGGGTACGGAGTGCATTCGCTGCGGGCTCGAGGAACGGCGACTCGCACACGAGGACGTCCGTCCGCTGCTTGAGGAGCATCACCTCTCGTATGCCGATGGATCGGCGCGGGGGAAGAGACAACTGGACCACGAGATCACCGTCTCGCTCTGCCGGTGGTGTCACGCGAAGGTCCACAATTCCTGGGCACGGATCGACGACGACGCCAGTCCCGATCCGGACGCCGTCGCCGAGGCCGAGACGCGCAAGGGCAGAGAACTCGACGAGCTGTCCTTCGAATCCGCGTCAGAACGGTTCGGGGACCGCGATTGA
- a CDS encoding GMP synthase subunit A: MTRIDVVDNHGQFTHLEQRALRDMGVDVELIDNTTPPEEIDADGLVLSGGPDIDRVGNSRAYLDLDVPVLGICLGMQLIADERGGTVGEGEYGGYADVTVEIDDETDPLVGSLAPETRVWASHADEVTSVPEGFVRTAHSDVCGVEAMSNTDEDLYGVQWHPEVAHTEEGEEVFENFRDICE, from the coding sequence ATGACCCGAATCGACGTCGTGGACAACCACGGCCAGTTCACCCACCTCGAACAGCGCGCGCTCCGTGACATGGGCGTCGACGTCGAGCTGATCGACAACACGACGCCACCCGAAGAGATCGACGCCGACGGACTCGTCCTCTCCGGCGGTCCGGATATCGACCGCGTCGGCAACTCCCGGGCGTACCTCGATCTGGACGTTCCCGTCCTCGGGATCTGCCTTGGGATGCAACTCATCGCCGACGAACGCGGCGGCACGGTCGGGGAAGGCGAGTACGGCGGCTACGCCGACGTGACCGTCGAGATCGACGACGAGACCGATCCGCTCGTGGGATCGCTCGCACCCGAAACGCGGGTGTGGGCCAGCCACGCCGACGAGGTCACGTCGGTACCGGAGGGCTTCGTCCGGACGGCCCACAGCGACGTCTGCGGCGTCGAGGCCATGTCCAACACCGACGAGGACCTCTACGGCGTCCAGTGGCACCCCGAGGTCGCTCACACCGAAGAGGGTGAGGAAGTCTTCGAGAACTTCCGAGACATCTGCGAGTGA
- a CDS encoding DUF2070 family protein has protein sequence MTATQGNLAALSRFVFRTPRWYTTLAFALLIAAVSGVAAFDSAFVLDDAWQGVFFVGLPTVAASLLTAPLDRRLGGRLTHNHSSLLALISELLVIGILTAAAVVALVTPLGQPFVFDALLLALAAIFAVRLLVVLAVSRHRLAIAALPAGLQTAAAAVLLVVYTGTLRFVGDSGPLVDRLFSRANHADLPVVFRPQDLLVLAVMCLVYAGAVWLFLLVIDRPWRRSLGVSALEFVGGFMSHLAEGSRELETFFEEIGETAVVPVSVLSFRRPSDGEEKARFVLPMIHPGPMGDIGGGNLPVRIDEHADGLAFPPHATAGHDFNLVTEREVETLVDAAERAHGQIEYAATATPGSRVETGEATLTGHAFDSSAFAAATFAPGYADDVEFGVGLSAVAAARDGEFEDVMLADAHNCNDGLTGPDLGHVVPGSRRAFDLIDGTERLADRLAETPQSTLELGTARDPTPWDAEDGIGSLGIRAALLGVEDHTTAYVLIDGNNMVPGLRERIIEAVDGPDLLEVLTTDTHAVNTIEAENPVGGSIPEDELVALIDDLLAQARADLEPVEAGMATERAEVTVFGNDRTEMLASTANAVVSLGAPLAGAFIAAVLAISVLLFFLT, from the coding sequence ATGACGGCGACGCAGGGGAACCTTGCGGCGCTATCGCGGTTCGTCTTCCGGACGCCGCGGTGGTACACGACCTTGGCCTTTGCACTGCTGATCGCGGCCGTGAGCGGCGTCGCGGCCTTCGATTCGGCGTTCGTGCTCGACGACGCCTGGCAGGGCGTGTTCTTCGTCGGCCTGCCGACCGTGGCCGCGAGCCTGCTGACTGCGCCGCTCGACCGGCGACTCGGCGGCCGACTCACGCACAACCACTCCTCGCTGCTGGCGCTGATCAGCGAACTGCTGGTCATCGGGATCCTGACCGCCGCGGCCGTCGTGGCGCTGGTGACCCCGCTGGGCCAGCCGTTCGTCTTCGACGCGCTGTTGCTGGCGCTGGCCGCGATCTTCGCCGTCCGGTTGCTGGTCGTGCTCGCCGTCTCCCGCCACCGGCTCGCGATCGCCGCGCTCCCGGCCGGTCTCCAGACCGCCGCCGCTGCGGTGCTGCTGGTCGTCTACACCGGCACCCTTCGGTTCGTCGGGGACAGCGGTCCGCTCGTCGATCGGCTGTTCTCGCGCGCGAACCACGCCGATCTCCCGGTCGTCTTCCGTCCGCAGGATCTGCTCGTACTGGCGGTGATGTGTCTCGTCTATGCCGGTGCAGTCTGGCTGTTCTTGCTCGTGATCGACCGGCCCTGGCGGCGCAGTCTCGGCGTCAGCGCGCTGGAGTTCGTCGGCGGGTTCATGAGCCACCTCGCGGAGGGCTCGCGCGAGCTCGAGACATTCTTCGAGGAGATCGGCGAAACCGCCGTCGTTCCCGTCTCGGTGCTCTCGTTTCGCCGCCCGTCCGACGGCGAAGAGAAGGCCCGGTTCGTGCTGCCGATGATCCACCCCGGACCGATGGGCGACATCGGCGGCGGCAACCTCCCGGTTCGGATCGACGAGCACGCCGACGGGCTCGCGTTCCCGCCACACGCCACCGCCGGACACGACTTCAACCTCGTCACCGAACGCGAGGTCGAGACGCTCGTCGACGCCGCCGAACGCGCCCACGGTCAGATCGAGTACGCCGCCACGGCCACCCCCGGCTCGCGCGTCGAGACCGGCGAAGCGACGCTGACGGGTCACGCCTTCGACAGTTCGGCCTTCGCGGCGGCGACGTTCGCGCCGGGCTACGCCGACGACGTCGAGTTCGGCGTCGGCCTCTCGGCGGTCGCCGCGGCCCGCGACGGCGAGTTCGAGGACGTCATGCTCGCGGACGCCCACAACTGCAACGACGGACTGACCGGTCCCGATCTGGGGCACGTCGTCCCCGGGAGCAGGCGAGCGTTCGACCTGATCGACGGCACCGAGAGACTCGCCGATCGACTGGCCGAGACGCCTCAGTCCACCCTCGAACTCGGGACGGCGCGCGATCCGACGCCCTGGGACGCCGAAGACGGGATCGGCTCGCTCGGGATCCGGGCGGCGCTGTTGGGGGTCGAGGACCACACGACCGCCTACGTGCTGATCGACGGCAACAACATGGTCCCCGGCCTGCGCGAACGGATCATCGAAGCCGTCGACGGTCCGGACCTGCTTGAGGTTCTCACTACGGACACCCACGCGGTCAACACGATCGAGGCCGAGAACCCCGTCGGCGGCTCGATTCCCGAGGACGAATTGGTGGCGCTGATCGACGACCTCCTCGCGCAGGCCCGCGCGGACCTCGAACCCGTCGAGGCCGGGATGGCCACCGAACGGGCCGAAGTCACGGTCTTCGGCAACGACCGCACGGAGATGCTTGCAAGCACTGCCAACGCCGTCGTCTCGCTCGGCGCGCCGCTGGCCGGCGCGTTCATCGCGGCCGTCCTCGCGATCAGCGTCCTGCTGTTCTTCCTGACGTGA
- a CDS encoding AAA family ATPase, translating into MDIDDASDACGSLLAEIESAVITDREFLETVLLGVVGRGHVLLEDVPGTGKTLTARSFATALGLSFSRIQFTPDLLPADVTGTHVFNERDGTFEFSEGPIFANVVLADEINRAPPKTQSALLEAMEEGQVTVDGDTHDLPDPFFVMATQNPVEMEGTFELPEAQVDRFAIKTAMGYPDQDGEFELLRRRAGRTEQSPSVETVLDPDSVQDLRLTPESVTVEEDVLEYIARLSRQTREHRHVEVGVSPRGTQRLFEIARARATIAGREFVTPDDVKRVARPAMAHRLVLTPDARVEDVRKSTIVDDVLDSVAVPTV; encoded by the coding sequence ATGGACATCGACGATGCCAGCGACGCCTGCGGGTCGCTGCTCGCGGAGATCGAGAGCGCGGTCATCACCGACCGGGAGTTCCTCGAGACCGTCCTCCTGGGTGTGGTGGGACGGGGACACGTCCTGCTCGAGGACGTGCCCGGGACGGGAAAGACCCTGACGGCCCGGAGTTTCGCGACGGCGCTCGGACTCTCCTTTTCGCGGATTCAGTTCACTCCCGATCTGCTGCCTGCCGACGTGACGGGCACGCACGTGTTCAACGAGCGCGACGGAACCTTCGAGTTCAGCGAGGGGCCGATCTTCGCCAACGTCGTGCTGGCCGACGAGATCAACCGCGCGCCGCCGAAGACTCAATCGGCGCTGCTTGAAGCCATGGAAGAGGGCCAGGTCACCGTCGACGGCGACACGCACGACTTGCCGGACCCCTTCTTCGTGATGGCGACCCAGAACCCCGTCGAGATGGAGGGGACCTTCGAGTTGCCCGAGGCGCAGGTCGATCGCTTCGCGATCAAGACCGCGATGGGCTATCCCGATCAGGACGGCGAGTTCGAACTGCTCCGTCGCCGTGCCGGCCGAACCGAGCAGAGCCCCTCCGTCGAGACCGTTCTGGACCCGGACTCCGTGCAGGACCTGCGGCTGACGCCCGAATCAGTCACCGTCGAGGAAGACGTCCTGGAGTACATCGCGCGGTTGTCCCGCCAGACCCGCGAACACCGCCACGTTGAAGTCGGCGTCTCTCCCCGTGGCACCCAGCGGTTGTTCGAGATCGCCCGCGCCCGCGCGACGATCGCCGGTCGGGAGTTCGTCACGCCAGACGACGTCAAGCGCGTCGCCCGGCCCGCGATGGCCCATCGACTCGTGCTCACTCCCGACGCACGCGTCGAAGACGTTCGCAAGTCCACCATCGTCGACGACGTCCTCGACAGCGTCGCGGTCCCGACGGTCTAG
- a CDS encoding DUF7519 family protein encodes MNVERAPSSEGLALTALAGVVAATGALLGGSAAALAGVPVVVLGVYRTSRATLAVGVALLFAGVVLAGLQESGVATVLTAMLGTVLAWDVGENAISMAGQVRTGSSGRAEIVHAAAVSAVTLTATVVGYSVFRLASGGQPGIALSLLVFGTVLVVLALGR; translated from the coding sequence ATGAACGTCGAGCGAGCGCCCTCGAGCGAGGGGCTCGCCCTGACAGCGCTGGCCGGAGTGGTCGCCGCGACCGGCGCGTTGCTGGGCGGGAGCGCCGCGGCGCTGGCCGGCGTCCCGGTCGTGGTGCTCGGCGTCTATCGGACCTCGCGGGCGACCCTGGCCGTCGGGGTCGCACTCCTGTTCGCCGGCGTCGTACTGGCCGGCCTTCAGGAAAGCGGGGTGGCGACAGTACTGACCGCGATGCTCGGGACGGTGCTGGCCTGGGACGTCGGCGAGAACGCGATCTCGATGGCCGGGCAGGTTCGAACCGGATCGAGCGGGCGAGCCGAAATCGTCCACGCCGCAGCCGTGAGTGCGGTGACGCTCACCGCGACGGTCGTCGGATACAGCGTGTTCCGGCTGGCGAGCGGCGGTCAGCCCGGGATCGCGCTGTCGCTGCTCGTGTTCGGGACGGTGCTGGTCGTGCTTGCGCTGGGCCGCTAG